Genomic DNA from Elusimicrobiota bacterium:
GCTAGAAAGACCTGTCTTTTCCGATCCAAAGAGAATGGCGGCCTGGAACGTTCCTCTGTCTTTCGTTAGAAAGGGGGACGGAGCCACTTGTTTCAAATAATCCCCCAGGTTCGGCAAGGAAACAACGGGCCGTTCCGGACGGCGATTGCGAAGGGCCGTGGTACCCAAAACCAATTGGCAGTCTCCGATGGCCTCATCCAAGGAAGAAAGCGAACGGGCGTCCCTCACCAATTGTTCCGCTCCCACGGCGGAAGTCGTTTCCCGCCAAACGGGCGCGAAAGGTTTGACCACCACCAGATCGTTAAACCCAAAGTTGGCCATAGCCCGAGCCGCGGCGCCCATATTGAGTGGGTTACGGGGCCGAACAAGAACGAACCGAAGTTTCATGGAACCGGAACCAAAGGAGGAACGGGGCGTGACGGGGCTCGCAGGATCCAAACCCCCGCGGCCATAATCAGCCCGATCCCCACCAGTGAAATAATGTCCGGCAGACGCCTCCAAAAAATCCAGTCGGCAACACCGGCGGTCGCCACCGCAATATACATGAGAGCGCCCACATCCCCAGGGGAAGAGAGCCGATATCCTTCCGTCATCAGAAGTTGTGCTACGGTGGCCACAATACCCAAAGCGCCCAGGGCCACCCACAGGCCCACAGAAGGAGGGGTCCAAGCCCCCGCTAAGGGCGGAGCCGTCAACCCCGTGGCCACAAGTCCAAAATAAAAAACGATGCGGGTGGGCGGTTCCGTTGTGGTCAGATGACGAATGCCCACTTGGGCAATGGCCGCCAATAATCCCGCCGCCAAAGCAAAGAGCGCCACCGGCTGAAAAATCCCTAATCCGGGTTTGAGCAGAAGAAGAATGCCCGCAAACCCCAGCCCCAGTGCCACCCCAGCGTGACGTGGGATGGGTTCACCTAACCACCACCGGGCCAAAAAAGGCATGAAGAGTGGCGCCGTGTAAGCCAGCACGTAGGCATCGGCCAATCGCATATGTCCGATGGCGTAGAAGGACAAATACATGGCCCCTATCCCCGCCAGGGCACGGGTAAAGTGGGCCCCAAACCTCTTCGTTCGAAGGGAGCCTTTCCCCTGAAGAAAGGGGACGAGAGCCACCAAACCTACGGCGTTACGAAAAAAAACAATCATAGGGCTTGGAATTGATTCGGATGTCCATTTGACCAATACACCCAGTAACCCAAAGAGGATCGCCGCTAAAGCCACCAGGAGGGCCCCACGGCGGGACGTAAGGATCAATCCTTGCTCCTTCCCGTGAAACAAAAAACGGAGGCGATCCATTCCACCCACGGTCGATGGGACCCCCGAGCTTTCCGGGAAACGCTTGTTACCACTTCAATCGGCCGATGCGTTCCAAAGCCACTTCTAGCCTTTCCTTTGGAACCGTCAGGGCAAACCGAACATAGCCTTCGCCGGAAGGGCCGAACCCATTCCCGGGCGTACACACGATATGCGCCTCTTGCAAAAGACGCTCTGCCGTTCGGGCGGAAGAATATCCCTCGGGAGTATGCGCCCATACGTAAAAAGTGGCGGGTGGATTTGTCACGCGCCATCCGAGGGCCCGAAGCCGAGGGATAAATAAGTCCCGACGTTCGCGGTACACTTTTCGCATTTCGGCCACGTTGTCCTGGGAACCGGTCAGAGCGGCGACGGCGGCCTCTTGCACTGCCTGGAATACGCCCGAATCAAAATTGTCTTTGAGCCGCCCCAAAATTCGAACGGCGGTGGCGTTCCCACACACCCACCCCACCCGCCAGCCCGTCATGTTGTACGTTTTTGAGCAGGAATGAAATTCAATCCCCACTTCTTTGGCCCCAGGGATTTGGAGGAACGAGAGAGGTGGTTCTTCGTAGTACATTTCAGAATAAGCCGCGTCATGGATCACAAGGAATCCATGCTCTTTCGCTAACCGAATGACTGATTCGTAGAAAGACCGGGGGGCCATCACGGAGAGAGGATTCGACGGGTAATTGAGATAGAAAAGTTTTGCCTTCGACAAAATGTCTTTAGGAATGCTTTCCAAATCCGGCAGAAATCCTTTTTCCTCCAGAAGCGGGGTAAAATATGTTTGCCCTCCCGCCAAGAGGATGGACGCGTTGTAGGCCGGGTAAGCGGGTTCCGGCACAATGGCCGTGTCACCGGGATTCATGAAAGCCAATGGCAAGTGCGTCAATCCATCTTTTGAACCGATAAGGGAATACACTTCCGTCGCTGGGTCCAAATCCACTTGAAACCGGGTCTTGTACCAATGGGTCACGGCTTGGCGAAAACTGAGAAGCCCTGCGCCAAAGGGGTATTGGTGGTTGGCCGGTTTCGTCATGGCCGCTTGCCCCGCCGCAATGATGGGCGCAGGGGTGGGAAGGTCTGGGTCGCCCACCCCCAATGAAATAATGTCCGCCCCTTTGTCCATGGCGGCCTTCTTGGCCGCGTCAATGGCCGCAAACAGGTAGGGGGGCAAGAGCCCCAATCGATCCGATGCGTTAATGGTCATAAATTCTCCTTCAATGGGAAATGGGTGGTGCCAATTCTTTGTGCGAGGGGCTGCTCTCCGGATCCGTCAAAAGATCGTCTAAGGGGCTGGACGGAGCGTTGGCCATGTCGCGCAGGACATGGGTGTAGATCATGGTTGTCTCAACGCTTTTGTGTCCCAAGAGTTCCTGAACTTCCCGGATATTAACCCCTTTCATCAACAGATGTGTGGCGAAACTGTGCCGAAGCGTATGGACCGTGGCGTGCTTGGTTAACCCCGCTTTAACAACCGCCCTCGCCATGGTTTGTTGAATGGCCGAATCGCTCAGATGGTGTCGCCGCACTTTTCCGCTCCGGGGGTCCACAGACAGTCGGTCTGAGGGAAAGACATATTGCCATTTCCATTCTTTCCCTGCACGGGGATATTTGCGGTCAAGTCCCTCGGGGAGATACACGTCTCCAAACCCTTTAGCAAGATCTCCATCATGGAGACGTTTAACTTCAAGAAGATGATTTCGGAGCGGGTCTCTGACCGATTTCGGCAGCATGGTCGTTCGGTCTTTGTCCCCTTTCCCCCCACGGATATACAGTGTTCCCCGATCAAAATCCAAATCGTGAACGCGCAATCGGGCCAATTCCATGAGTCGCATCCCCGTCCCATAGAGCAGTTCAAGGATAAGCCGATTTTCCCCCGTCGTCGAGGCAAAAACCTCGCGAACCTCTCCCCGCGACAGAACCACTGGCA
This window encodes:
- a CDS encoding LL-diaminopimelate aminotransferase: MTINASDRLGLLPPYLFAAIDAAKKAAMDKGADIISLGVGDPDLPTPAPIIAAGQAAMTKPANHQYPFGAGLLSFRQAVTHWYKTRFQVDLDPATEVYSLIGSKDGLTHLPLAFMNPGDTAIVPEPAYPAYNASILLAGGQTYFTPLLEEKGFLPDLESIPKDILSKAKLFYLNYPSNPLSVMAPRSFYESVIRLAKEHGFLVIHDAAYSEMYYEEPPLSFLQIPGAKEVGIEFHSCSKTYNMTGWRVGWVCGNATAVRILGRLKDNFDSGVFQAVQEAAVAALTGSQDNVAEMRKVYRERRDLFIPRLRALGWRVTNPPATFYVWAHTPEGYSSARTAERLLQEAHIVCTPGNGFGPSGEGYVRFALTVPKERLEVALERIGRLKW
- a CDS encoding RNA methyltransferase, yielding MKLRFVLVRPRNPLNMGAAARAMANFGFNDLVVVKPFAPVWRETTSAVGAEQLVRDARSLSSLDEAIGDCQLVLGTTALRNRRPERPVVSLPNLGDYLKQVAPSPFLTKDRGTFQAAILFGSEKTGLSSTHLDRCHIWLTIPTDPGCPSMNMGQSVALCAYEWARVLEALPRRPLPGLAPLATTDDLNRLVRQTMNLFEAAEYLPFLPRAAQERKVRRLFQRWRIHRQDIQLLYGLFRFLMQGLAGKRPRGG
- a CDS encoding EamA family transporter, whose amino-acid sequence is MDRLRFLFHGKEQGLILTSRRGALLVALAAILFGLLGVLVKWTSESIPSPMIVFFRNAVGLVALVPFLQGKGSLRTKRFGAHFTRALAGIGAMYLSFYAIGHMRLADAYVLAYTAPLFMPFLARWWLGEPIPRHAGVALGLGFAGILLLLKPGLGIFQPVALFALAAGLLAAIAQVGIRHLTTTEPPTRIVFYFGLVATGLTAPPLAGAWTPPSVGLWVALGALGIVATVAQLLMTEGYRLSSPGDVGALMYIAVATAGVADWIFWRRLPDIISLVGIGLIMAAGVWILRAPSRPVPPLVPVP
- a CDS encoding integron integrase, which encodes MLTSYNQACLPEFQNLLRQRNLALEKQIPFLAQWAQAYLTFLGQNTDGAVPFEIGLERFLKHTSIQGKFQPWQIAQAESAVRLYNRYFGTKEESLPVAPATGGAVEEKLKERMRLKHYSFSTERSYLDWYTRFHKYISSVRGKTEPSEWTSEDVSDFLTRLAVVDRVSASTQNQAFNGLLFLFRDVLGRSLDDIRKTVRAKRGIRLPVVLSRGEVREVFASTTGENRLILELLYGTGMRLMELARLRVHDLDFDRGTLYIRGGKGDKDRTTMLPKSVRDPLRNHLLEVKRLHDGDLAKGFGDVYLPEGLDRKYPRAGKEWKWQYVFPSDRLSVDPRSGKVRRHHLSDSAIQQTMARAVVKAGLTKHATVHTLRHSFATHLLMKGVNIREVQELLGHKSVETTMIYTHVLRDMANAPSSPLDDLLTDPESSPSHKELAPPISH